AATTAATGACCAAAAAAAGTGGGTATAACAAGATATATGAAAGTTTTCGAAGAAAACTACACCAAAAGCGTTTCCTCGGATTTCAAAATGTGGGGGAATCCGAGTTAACAAGAAAATTTACCTTAACAAGTAAAAAATCTTTTAAAAGAATTTAAACCAATAATATAATAATTAAGAAAGGAATTCCTGATTAGAGGGAATAGAGTGAGAGAATGAAGAAATTTCATGAGATTGAGTACAAAAGACCGGATGTTGAGGTTCTGATAAACAGCATTAGTGAATTGAAAGAAGAATTCCCAAATGCCGATGCAAAAAGGCAAATAGAACTAGTCTATGAGTCAGACCGTATAGCAAGGAAATACTTTACTGCCAATACCATATGTCAAATCAGGTTCACTATGAATACTGCTGATGAATTCTATAAAAAGGAAACTGATTTTTACAACGAAAATTCGCCACTATTTATAGAGGCTATGACGGCATTTCAAAATGAAGTATTGGAATCAAAATATAAAGATGAACTGGAAGCGGAATTTTTCAAACAAGCATTAAAACTGCTTGAAATGCAGAAAAAATCTTTTGATCCTTCCATAGTTGAAGATTTGGTGGAGGAAAATAAAACTTCAAACGAGTACTCTGAACTAATAGGGTCTGCACAGATTGAGTACGAAGGAGAAATGTATACTCTATCGAGATTAATACCCAAAATGCAGGTAGAGGATAGAGAAAAAAGAAAGAGTGCTTCAGAAGCTTACTATGGTTTCTTCAAGGAAAATATGGATAAATTTGACGATATCTTTGACAGATTAGTCAAGATTAGACATAGGATGGCTAAAAAACTCGGTTTTAAAAATCATATAGAGCTGGGTTATCTAAACATGAACAGAAGTGATTATGGACCGGCAGATGTAGAGGTCTACAGAGATGCTATCGTAAAGTATGTAGTACCTTATGCAAGTTCGATTTACGAAAGACAAAGACAGAGGTTGGGACTGGATAAATTAAAATACTATGATGAAGCATACAAGTTTGAATCGGGAAATCCTACACCAAAGGGAGAGCCTGAGTGGTTGATTCAAAGGGCGAAAGAGATGTATTCGGAAATGAGTCCGGAGACTAAAGAGTTCTTTGATTTCATGGAAGAGTATGAGCTATTTGATCTTGTAAGCAGAGATGGAAAGATGTCGGGAGGATATTGTACCCCGCTTACAGAATATAAAGCCCAGTTTATTTTCGCGAATATGAATGGTACAGCACATGATGTAGTTGTTCTAACTCATGAAGCAGGTCATGCACTGCAAGTTTATTTGGCAAGAAATCTTCCGCTATCACTATATATTTTCCCAACATACGAAGCATGTGAGATTCACTCAATGAGCATGGAGTTCTTTACAATGCCATATATGGAAAGATTTTTCAAGGAAGATACAGAAAAATACAAGTATTCTCATTTGGCTGGAACTATGGAATTTATCCCCTATGGTGCATTAATTGATGAATTCCAACATTATGTATACGAAAATGTAGATGATACTCCGGAAATGAGGAGAACTAAATTCAGAGAATTAGAGCGTAAATATCTTCCTCATAGAGATTATGAAGATAATGAGTTCCTAGAATCAGGTGGATTCTTCTTCAGACAAAACCATGTATTTTTAAGTCCATTCTACTATATCGACTATACATTGGCACAGATTTGTGCTATTGGCTATTTGAGGATGTTAAAAGAAGATTATGATGATGCGTTTAAAAACTATTTGGATCTATGTAAACTTGGAGGATCTAAGTCATTCTTAGAGCTTGTAGAATCAACGGGTCTTCCTAACCCATTTGAAGAAAGGACTATAGAACTTGCTGTAAATACAGTTAAGTCCTATTTGGATAAAATAGATGATAGTCAATTTTAAACATTTAAAACAGAGCATCTCCAATAAGGAGAATATACCTTCGTATATTCTCCTTGGACTGCTCTTTTTTACTCAATTATTTTACTCAAGAATACCGATCGGAGCACTCTTAAACATATTGCTGGCGACAGGGGCAATATTTCTATACAATAAGAAAAAACAAAGTACATTAATGATAATTATTGCTTATATGACCATAATTCTACTTTACACCGGATATCTATTTTTAGAATACAGATATCTCGTCGATGCCATATTTTATATCTCCATCCTGTGGGCAATCTATACAGTTCTGGAGTATGTAAGCTATGAGAATTATGTGGAAAGACTAAAGGAGAGAATAGTAAGGATACTGATAGCAGCAGTGTATTTTGGAATAGTGTATCTCAGTATATGAGTCTGCTGAAAAAGCAACCTTTTTCCACATCATTTTACTGTAAAATATTCGTGTATTTTATAAATATCTCAATTTCTTTGAATTTTAAAAAAACAGGAGCGATTTTATCACTCCTGTTTCATCTTATTTAATGCATATCGGTTAAAGTTGACCATCAAGGCTCTTAGTAATCCATTTTTACGCGCACTAATCAAGCCATAACTCTGCTGAGTTTTGCCTTCAAATACGTTCTTTAATTCATGATTGATGCTTTCGTGAAGTGCCCTTTTATTTGCTATTTCTTTTGCTCCTTCTTTTTGCATTACCGCTGCACATTTATTATATATTCCGTAATTAATTGTGCATTCTATTCTTTTTGCAACATATTTTTTTTCGGTAACGCATTTTTTGTGATCAGGACACATTTTACAAATTTCAGAATTAAAGGTATATATTACACGTCTTGTTATTTCGGTGTCTTTTTCTTTTATTTTGCATACTGAAACTGTTTCATTTCCATGTTTACAGGTAAATTGGTCAGCATCTTTACAATATTCAAAACCCTCTTTTTCTTTGTAACTCCCTAAGTTTATTGGGATATAGGGTTGTATTTCTTTTTCATCTGCTGTTTTAAGTATTTCCCCTTTGAAGTATGCTTTATCTCCTAGTAGTTTTTCTGGTTTTATTCCCAGTTTCAATACTTTATCAAGTAGTTCTTTAAATTCCACCCCATCACAGTAGTTTCCTGGATAAGTGTTTGTGGCTAGGATATATCTACTCTCTATGTCTGCTATTAGTTCATCTTTGTATCCATAAAATACTTTGTTCTTACTTTTATGACCTACTCTTGCATCTGGATCTGATAATGAGTGTTCTTCTAATCCTTTTAAAAATCTTTCATCTTCTATTTTTTCTTGTAGTTCTTTTTTTAGTGATTGATAGTCTTCCATTTCTTCGCTTATTTTTAAACCGGGGATTATCTTTTCTTCATCTTCATTTTCTAGGGATTCAAGCATTTCTAATGTTTCTTTTACTTTACTGATAACTGTTTTTACTTCTTCTTTTATTGATGTACCTCTTGGTATTTTGGGTATATCAATACTTATTTCTTCTACTGTATTAAATTTAAGTATTTCATTTAGCTGTTTTAAAAGCTGATTAAGATATTCTCCAGGTGTTAATTTCTTGGCTTTTGATGCACTGTGTGTAGCATCTATACTTATTATTTTACCTTTAATCTCCTTCTTTTTGATTAATTGAATGTTTAAACATGTTAAGAGATTATTTAAGATGTCTTCATTTAGTCTTTCAATCCTAAATTTTGCTATCGTAGAATAGGTAGGTACATTATCATAAAGCCCAAGTCCTACAAATCTTTTGTATACTAGATTAGATTGAAGGTGCCATACTACTTCTCTATCTGTAAAGTTTTCAAAGTACTGAAGTATGATAGTTTTTAACATCACTTCTACAGGATAAGCAGGTCGACCATTGTCTAAGCAGTATCTATTAGTTATTTCTTCAACTATTTCTGAGAAATCAAAGTCATTTATATAGTCAATTTTAGATGTTGGACATCCTAGTGCTTCTATAAGATTGTCTAATTCAATAGTATCTATAGTTAGTTGCTTATTTTCTTGGTCTTTTAACATGATAATCTCCCCTTAATATATTATATATATTATCTCATGAAAGAGGGCTCTAATCAAGTGATTTCAATGCTTTAACGGATTTTTTAATAGTTTTTCGCTAGGGGTTTTTCAGCAGACTCATAGGGGGAGCTCCGCTTGTCCAGTCGTGGACATTATTTGACTGGGCGGTATGGATTGCCTATGCTCCGGTAACGGGAATTTTCCTGGCACAGATATCATATGGTAGAACCGTTAAGCAATTCTTGTTAATAAACCTGGTATTACCATCCATTTTCGGTATTGTATGGTTCAGTATCTGGGGAGGAAGCGCTATATTTATGCAAATGAGTGGTAATGTTGATTTAGTTTCAACTATAATAAACTCAAATGCCACCATGGCCTTGTTTGAGTTCTTGAAACAATTGCCATTATCCGTGATACTCATACCGGCAAATCTCTTTATCATCCTTATATCTTTCGTTACTGCTGCTGATGCAACCTCAACCAGTATTGCATCGATGTGTATGAAAGATGTCCCTATAGGATCTGAGGCTCCCGGATATATGAAAGTTGTTTGGGGAACACTTATAGGAGTAGTTGCTATAGTTATGGCTGCCTTTGGTGGAGGTGTACAGGGCGTCCAAGGGGTTAAAGACTTAGCGGCTGCCGGAGGATTTGTAGTACTATTCATATTTATATTACAGATGGTCGCTGCCATCAAAGTCTTCTTTATTGATGATATAGTTGAATAAAATTATACAGGGATGAGCTGGCTCATCCCTGTAGTATATCTAAATATGGGAGGTGCAAAATGAAAAGAGCCAGAAATGAGGAGTTATTTTTAGATGATATAGATCTGGAAAAATTTATGATGATAATTAGAGATAAAAGATTTATATCTTTTTCTGACTCCTATAAAAACAGGATCAATACCAGTAGAAGGTTGATAGAGAAATGGGTGGATGAAAACAAGATTATCTATGGAGTAACCACCGGTTTTGGGGCTAACAGTACTAGGACCATATCTCAAAGCGATGCAGAACAACTACAAAGAAATATAGTAATTTCACACTCAACATCTGTTGGAAGACATATGAGCGAGGAAGAAGTCAGAGCAGTAATGCTAATGATATTATTAAATATAGGTACAGGTTATAGTGGCGTCAGACTGGAAACCCTGGAAAGATATAGAAACTTTTTAAATCTCGGCATATATCCTTTTGCACCCAGAGATGGTTCAGTTGGGTATCTTTCTCCGGAAGCACATATTGCTATGACTCTGATAGGGGAAGGGATGGCCGTAAGCGAGGGTGAAATAATAAATGCATCTGAGGTTTTAAACAATAAAGGACTCGAAGCCGCTTATAAATTGTCATATAAAGAAGGGCTTGCACTGGTATCGGGTACGACAAGTGTAACAGGTCTTGCGGCAATAGCTCTTTACGATATTATAAAAGCGGTTAAAACTGCAGATATCATAAGTGCAATGACTATAGAGGTTTCAAAATCTACCTTAAGAGCCTTTGATGATAGAGTTATGAAGATCAGACTGCATGAAACTCAGAATAATACCGCTAAAAACATTAGACGAATTCTTAAGGATTCTGAAATAGCTCTTGCACATTATAATCATAGATTACAGGATGCTCTTTCTATCAGATGTGTACCCCAGATTCACGGTGCCGCCAAAAAAACACTCTATGATGCTAAGATAACTATAGAAAATGAAATGAAAAGCTCGACTGATAATCCGGTTATCTGGTATGATGGAGAGGATAGTGATGTTATTTCTTGTGGTAATCCAGACTCCTCATTTATAGGACTTGAAATGGATAGTGCTGCAATAGCTGCAACCATGGTTGCCAAGATGTCGGAGAGAAGAAATAATAGACTGATAGACGGAAACCTAAACGAAAATCCATGGTTTTTGGTAAAAGTACCGGGACTTAATTCTGGACTAATGATTCCTCAATATACTCAAGCGGGACTATTAAACGAGATGAGGATACTCAGTACTTCTGCTACCATCGATAATACGCCGACATGCGGAAATCAAGAGGATTATGTCGCCAATGGATAC
The sequence above is a segment of the Peptoniphilaceae bacterium AMB_02 genome. Coding sequences within it:
- a CDS encoding aromatic amino acid ammonia-lyase translates to MKRARNEELFLDDIDLEKFMMIIRDKRFISFSDSYKNRINTSRRLIEKWVDENKIIYGVTTGFGANSTRTISQSDAEQLQRNIVISHSTSVGRHMSEEEVRAVMLMILLNIGTGYSGVRLETLERYRNFLNLGIYPFAPRDGSVGYLSPEAHIAMTLIGEGMAVSEGEIINASEVLNNKGLEAAYKLSYKEGLALVSGTTSVTGLAAIALYDIIKAVKTADIISAMTIEVSKSTLRAFDDRVMKIRLHETQNNTAKNIRRILKDSEIALAHYNHRLQDALSIRCVPQIHGAAKKTLYDAKITIENEMKSSTDNPVIWYDGEDSDVISCGNPDSSFIGLEMDSAAIAATMVAKMSERRNNRLIDGNLNENPWFLVKVPGLNSGLMIPQYTQAGLLNEMRILSTSATIDNTPTCGNQEDYVANGYNSAKKAIDIAEKLEYILAIELLSAYQSYQFLDSNLKKSSVTEAVYKELNKTVPILEEDAYLYPYIEHIRNLIHDKTILDIAEAKIGEIL
- a CDS encoding BCCT family transporter is translated as MGGAPLVQSWTLFDWAVWIAYAPVTGIFLAQISYGRTVKQFLLINLVLPSIFGIVWFSIWGGSAIFMQMSGNVDLVSTIINSNATMALFEFLKQLPLSVILIPANLFIILISFVTAADATSTSIASMCMKDVPIGSEAPGYMKVVWGTLIGVVAIVMAAFGGGVQGVQGVKDLAAAGGFVVLFIFILQMVAAIKVFFIDDIVE
- a CDS encoding M3 family oligoendopeptidase; protein product: MKKFHEIEYKRPDVEVLINSISELKEEFPNADAKRQIELVYESDRIARKYFTANTICQIRFTMNTADEFYKKETDFYNENSPLFIEAMTAFQNEVLESKYKDELEAEFFKQALKLLEMQKKSFDPSIVEDLVEENKTSNEYSELIGSAQIEYEGEMYTLSRLIPKMQVEDREKRKSASEAYYGFFKENMDKFDDIFDRLVKIRHRMAKKLGFKNHIELGYLNMNRSDYGPADVEVYRDAIVKYVVPYASSIYERQRQRLGLDKLKYYDEAYKFESGNPTPKGEPEWLIQRAKEMYSEMSPETKEFFDFMEEYELFDLVSRDGKMSGGYCTPLTEYKAQFIFANMNGTAHDVVVLTHEAGHALQVYLARNLPLSLYIFPTYEACEIHSMSMEFFTMPYMERFFKEDTEKYKYSHLAGTMEFIPYGALIDEFQHYVYENVDDTPEMRRTKFRELERKYLPHRDYEDNEFLESGGFFFRQNHVFLSPFYYIDYTLAQICAIGYLRMLKEDYDDAFKNYLDLCKLGGSKSFLELVESTGLPNPFEERTIELAVNTVKSYLDKIDDSQF
- a CDS encoding IS1182 family transposase codes for the protein MLKDQENKQLTIDTIELDNLIEALGCPTSKIDYINDFDFSEIVEEITNRYCLDNGRPAYPVEVMLKTIILQYFENFTDREVVWHLQSNLVYKRFVGLGLYDNVPTYSTIAKFRIERLNEDILNNLLTCLNIQLIKKKEIKGKIISIDATHSASKAKKLTPGEYLNQLLKQLNEILKFNTVEEISIDIPKIPRGTSIKEEVKTVISKVKETLEMLESLENEDEEKIIPGLKISEEMEDYQSLKKELQEKIEDERFLKGLEEHSLSDPDARVGHKSKNKVFYGYKDELIADIESRYILATNTYPGNYCDGVEFKELLDKVLKLGIKPEKLLGDKAYFKGEILKTADEKEIQPYIPINLGSYKEKEGFEYCKDADQFTCKHGNETVSVCKIKEKDTEITRRVIYTFNSEICKMCPDHKKCVTEKKYVAKRIECTINYGIYNKCAAVMQKEGAKEIANKRALHESINHELKNVFEGKTQQSYGLISARKNGLLRALMVNFNRYALNKMKQE